One Ostrea edulis chromosome 6, xbOstEdul1.1, whole genome shotgun sequence genomic window, GGCGGGTAATTTTTCAAAGACGTCATTTTTGCCGGCTTGAGCACTGCTTCCTCGTCGCCGTGGTAATGTGGGGTGTTCCGGGCAGCCATTGTTCATTAGAAGTTCCACACACTCATTAGAACCAGAACTTTTTGCATACCATAACGCATTCCGTCCCTCATGATCCACCACCTTTACATTGGCATTGTACTGTAAAAGTGAAAGCTATCAAACATCCACATTCATAGTAGcaatttataaattttgaattaaggTGAACCGTTGCATTTTATTTGTCTTTATTGCTCTTCCACAGACACTCTCAGATCAAGTCAACAAACCTTCATTTGTATTAAAGGTATTAAGAACAAGGACAATATTGACAGTAAATAagttaaaattataaattgaatAATAACTGCCCAGTTTGTTCATGTTGTTGACAGATAAATGCAACGGCAGCATGGGGCAATTTCTGCCCGATCAGCTTCACCAGTACTGTGAATGCATGGATTGATTTATGACTCTCTTAATTCAAATGACTCGACAAAAGTTTGATTGCATATGGAAATGATAAGGGAAAAAACACAGACATTGATGTTGACAAAAGAGGGAATCAACCAACACAGACACTGATGTTGACAAAAGAGTGAATCAACCAACACAGATATTGATGTTGACAACTTACCCACAGTAGGAGCTGTACGTAGACCACGTTTCCGAGGGCAGCTGCGATGTGGAGCGCCGTACGGCCGTCATCCTTACTGTACGGACAATTTATATCATCGGCACGACTGTGACCAAGCACTAATATAATATTCCTAATGTCTTCACGCACTAATGCATCTATTAATTGCTGTAAACCAGAAAGTATTACTATTATTCATCCTATATTCAATATCATGGACGATGTCTTATAAATCAGAAAGTATTACAATTATTCATCCTATATTCAATATCATGGACGATGTCTTATAAATCAGAAAGTATTACAATTATTCATCCTATATTCAATATCATGGACGATGTCTTATAAATCAATCATTCAGGGAGAGCAGATAGATCCTTTAATTTTGTCGTTACCTGATTTAGAGCTATGTCTAGGTAAGGGGGAGGAGGCAGAAATTCTTTTGTTTCGTATTTCCCTCGTATCCACTTCTCCTTTTCATCCCTGTGATAAATATAACAGTCGAGTTAAGTCTACAGAAATTCAGTAGAAGGCCAAAATAAGATATATGTGTGTTTCGTATTTCATTTCCCCCAAAATtaggtagggtaggtaggtaaaatattttattgtattaaagcattttattcaaaatccaACTTTTTGATACGCATTAAATACAGgtctatatacattaaaattacttttcaaacatttgaagATCAGTAGTagtcaaaatgtaaataaaagaaactcgtaagtgaaaaaaaaatcccagtATGAGAATTccaaatatctatttcatttatctatatcatcaataaaatatttagagTCGGCAGCAAAAACATAGTTAGGGTTGTGAAACCAGAAacacacaaatattttattttggcctaagcTAGAAAAGCTGGGAAGGGAGGGTGTAAGGGGTGCTTTTATGTTCATGTTTGGTATAAACCAATTTAGCCATACCAAAAAGAGATTAGGATGGGGTTTCATTTGTTCTTTGTTCTGGTTAGTATGAACCGGTTTATCCTTACCTAGGAGAAGTTGGACTGGGTTTTGATCTGTTCTTTATGCTATGTTCCCACACACTATTTGCTACTCCATTTCCTATGGACATCATCACTCTTACTAAGTCTGGCCTGTACAAATAACAAGacatgtttgtaaaaaaaaaaatatatgcctTCCTCTTCGTCAAATGAAATTTATGTTAAGGAAACTTGGTAATATTTTAacatgaaaatcaataaggCTTGTCTCCCAATTATATTAATATGTCTATAAAGTTTAACACCATTCTAGTAAAAAAATTTCACGAGTTACCAGAAAACCATTGCATTCCAATTTCAGTGACATAATATATCAACAGTTTGTTAgattttaaagttaaaattcaATGCATCTGCTAGATGCATAATATAAAATGGAGTGGAAAACCATTGATTTCTGAAGATACTCACTTCTAGCAGCAAGGATTCAGTTTATAAATAGATCTGATGTAACAACAGTCTTACATACCAAACAAAGTACTATGTACTATTAAAGTATTAGTAAgaatagtgtgtgtgtataaactATCAGGTTCAGTGCACAAACCTTTGTCGGTATTTATGGCCATTCGTCTAATTCTAGCGACCGTACTTGTGACAAATGGGTGTATGTAACTATCATGTCCAGTGAACAAAATATGGAAGGACAGACTTTTTGTTGGTACTTACGGCCATTCGTCTAGGTCTAGCGACCGTACTCGTGACAGGTGCGTCCCTAAGTTTCTATGTATTCCTGAGCACTCGATACAAACTATTGTTCCTAGATTTATACTGGCCCAGTCTGGATCTGTAATAGACAATCACCAAAGATAAAATCACATCCATGTATGTACAAATCCTGttgtttaaggaggaataatgcATTGTCATAAAggccgacttccttttgaaaaataaaaatatcagcaatacataTTTATTCCTTTTGAATctaattgcctagctgggtaaCTCAGTAGGTTAAAGTGTCAACTGCTGATCTGTAATTTGTGCTGgggatttaaattttttcttaaaattactttttattaaaactgcatttttcaactAAATACATCAatggtaaatttgaaaattttcaaaatattatatatatcctccacttttcatccatttaagatttctctggtgtgttattcctccttttAAAAGACTTTGAAAATGCAGCAAATATGCACATCAAACACAGAACATTTGATAAGAAACTTTACATATAACCCTCAATATCAGATCTACAAATCAGTGGAATTGATTGACATACTTGGTGCCCCACAGTCAGCACAGGAGTTATTTCCCCTGACAGTGCGAATTGCTTGCATCCCAGCGGGGTCAGAAGACGTGGTGCGCTTGTTTGACTTGTTGATTTCATTTCCCTGGAGGGAGTTTAAAATTTGTTGTTCTATTGCGTTGATCCATTCATCCCTCTCCTAATTGAAGAGATCAATTGTAATTATAAATAATCAAAAGTTACTCTAATACGTCATCAGTAATGACCTATCAACAAAACACtttcagggttgtcactaacgcAAGAATCTGCGTCCTAGATGCAGAAAATTCATATGGGACGCAAGTTTGTCTGATATGGCGAGTCCCACGGACGTGTTACAGACGCGAAGTAAAAATCCTAATTTTACTTAGAAGCCCTGATATTGTGTATTACGCCTAATCAAAACTCATAGTAGGAAAAAATCTAGTTAAAATGGTACGCTCTCGTGAACCGAGATAATAACCACCGAATTCACAGTGTCCCAATCCGACTTGTTTGTTTAGCATCAGTCAATTAGGTGAAAATTAGAATGTAATATTAAAAAGATAATTAGAgacaatacaaaatgaagaacatttatttttaattcgtatttatttattttacaaatcaggatctatatttaaatatgaacTTACCAACAGCCAGTTTTATTGGAATTGAAAGTAGCGTAGTTTGCAAACTTTGGTAGGTTTTACAGATCGTCGGCAAGCAAAACTAGTACATatctattttatcacaataataatttgattaaaatgttgtttaatATTGAATAGGGTTGTTGTGATGATAGGACATTTGgggaagtaattctgttggcGTGGACAATTAGTTGTCCGAGGCCAAGTCGtgaatgattaaaaataaatcttaaaattgaTATGTTTTGTACTGCTTCCATTTTAATTGTCTTATGTAAAAAGCACTCAAGGGACTCAagctgcttataaaccatgaATCCGGGACTCGTCTTCAATAATTTCTAGTGACAAACCTGACTTTGAAGTATCCTAAATAACACTGAAACTTGCCATATTTTAATATAATGTAgttaattactttttaaaacattacTACTTTGTAAGACTTTATTTTTAATATCATacaaaatcatgattttaaGGGAGTCCAAATTTTTGTGAACATAACATTTCtcaatacaaaattattcacGAGAACCCTATTTACTGTCTTAACGGCAAATTTTTCATGCATAgaaagtgtacatgtattttttgtttgtgATGACTTTATTCAATGATTGACCAGGGATGAGGCGACTAAATTTCACGACCGAGATTTCTTAAACAAATACCAGAGACACGATAGGAATGGTTTGTGGCAAGAAATATTCATGATGGTGTTCTTGTGAAAGTTTCAAGTTTCTCAAACATAAATAAAAGCTGGTTTACAGAATATTAATACAGTATATAAATTTCACGTACATACCTATTGGAAATATTTAACCAAAGATATTGGAGGGACTAGTTTAACCAGTGATATTGGAGGGACTAGTTTAATCAGAGATATTGAAGGTACTAGTTTAACCAGAGATATTGGAGGGACTAGTTTAACCAGTGAAATTGGAGGGACTAGTTTAACCAGAGATATTGGAGGGACTAGTTTAACCAGAGATATTGGAGGGAGGGACTACATCTTACCTGGGAATCTCCAGCTTCAAAATGCCATTGTTTGTTTTCCAAGGAGACAATCATAAACTCATAACCATCAGAATCTGAAATTAAAAAggattcaaaatattcatataaatggCTGACACGGCTGAGACAGCCTGTAACATATGACTGATGTACTGGGGTCTCTCACCATCTCCATCTCCCACGTTTTTGAGCCCACCACTCTTAGCTCTCCGATGCCGTTTCTTGACGTTCGGTGTTTCTATTTTGGACCCTAAACTGTTCCCATTTAGTTTGGCCAGAATTCCATCACCATTAGCAACACCTGTTAATATACATCTCGATTACTGGTCATTTGTTCCATTACGTTAAAGTACAAAAAATGATCTCAATGTACATGCATCTCATATTTCTGGAAGTGAAATAATTTAAGATTCTCTCATTTTATCATGCAGATATCAAATAGTTTACACAATGTTCAAGTCTTTTATCACatattttttaacaatgaatttttttttagatgtcaTTACAATGGGTTTCAAAATGTGACTTAATTCCtttataacaatgtaattaaGATTCAATGTTGTCTGTCTGATTAGCTGTTCTGAGACTGGACTGGCAGGAGAAGATAACTCTAACACACCTTCTTGAGGACCTGTTACCGAATTAATGAAAGGAGCCTCAGAGTTGGAGTTGTGACGCTCCCGAATGACGTCGAATCCCGTCAGACGAACATTTTCCTTATCTTTACTTGTTTTCCCTGTAACAGTGCAATTACGACACCACatgcaaaaacaaaaatcaaaatgggAGCTTACACCACACACAGAAGACCATACCAGAGTTTTATTCTGTATATCTTACTCTATTCTagataatttcatttaatttcgaATGATTACAAAGTGGTTTGTTAAAATTGAATTAAGATACATGATTTTTGTGTATAAATTGACATTAGTCTTGTGAGAATAATTTCTTGTGAAAAGTATGTTCTTTGACTCTTCAGATGTACAATGTACTGAAAAAAATCCTGTCAACTCTGGTATGGTCTGTTACACATCACATGCACAGATCTAAAGACAAGTGATAGCTGTACAATGTGAAAATCTGGCACTCATAGTTTCAAAAATTTTGAGTAAATAGAGCGGACTTGATACTTTGAGGACTGGAGTGAGTTTTTTGCTTGACCGATGAAGCCAGTCTTTTCTtttgtacagtacatatatattcatattatattttcCCCGTACACAATTAAAATTacctatatacttgtattacATAACAACACacgaaaaaaattaaaatcaaatgccAATTAATCTAGATTCCATCTGCACATTCTACACTTACAACAACCATTCCAAAAACCACACAAATTCGTGTTAATTACACATGACAATGTCCAATCAACTACATACAGCAAGCCTCATAAGCAACCACAGCCACATCATCATCACCATGTGACCACAGCCTCACTTTGAGCCAAGCGTCATGTGACACTGTAAGCACCGTGATGAACCTAATATAGGACATTATAAAGGTCCATGCTGGACACTCACCACTCAGGGAGAAGCTAGTTTTACTTTCACCTTTAGCGTCTTGGTTGGGATGCTGTGCTGGGTAGTTTGGAACAGTCTTGGTTGTTCGTGGCCGAAGACCAGGAATTTTTACCGTCGTGTGGATCAAATGAATTTCCTTTGCGTGGACATCATCCATGTAATCCTACAGAGAAATAGATCATAGACAgttataaaacatgaaattattatgGATATACATACTACTTTACTGAATTATGaaacatgaaattattatgGATAGACATACTACTTTACTGAattataaaacatgaaattattatgGATAGACATACTACTTTACTGAAttataaaacatgaaatcatTATGGATAGACATACTACTTTACTGAAgttataaaacattaaataatCATAGATTTACTCGTATGATTATCAACCCCTTAATAAATAAGACAAAATGTGGCACTGAATGA contains:
- the LOC125682941 gene encoding centaurin-gamma-1A-like isoform X32, which gives rise to MINTLKRLSLPYRRTKTDTSIIPKRRSCEPVAASPYSFVNSQEWTLSRSVPDLKLGILGSVHSGKSALVHRYLTGSYMQEESPEGGRFKKEVIIDGQSYLLLIRDEGGSPELQFTQWVDAVIFVFSLENEMSFQTVYSYYAKMCHYRNSAEIPLILVGTQDSISESNPRVIDDTRARKCATDLKRCSYYETCATYGLNVERVFQDACQKIVQVRYPSLPSTIPSMPPVPSTPIHAHRAYYISQPMANKPFDTHSTSSQSTSSSGTLVTSNMSNTPNSSTQNVAQVQPNVKEMVKDSRQEKSDKKKEKQTQEVDQGDRVDLATSTPLSARKNKKSSIIQKSNSFSEKSDSKDLPTPSSTPTQSRKNRRRSNLFNPKNKEEEKKGALAEAEKLGSGRVIPIKQGYLYKKSHGLNKEWKKKYVTLLDDGRLTYHPSLHDYMDDVHAKEIHLIHTTVKIPGLRPRTTKTVPNYPAQHPNQDAKGESKTSFSLSGKTSKDKENVRLTGFDVIRERHNSNSEAPFINSVTGPQEGVANGDGILAKLNGNSLGSKIETPNVKKRHRRAKSGGLKNVGDGDDSDGYEFMIVSLENKQWHFEAGDSQERDEWINAIEQQILNSLQGNEINKSNKRTTSSDPAGMQAIRTVRGNNSCADCGAPNPDWASINLGTIVCIECSGIHRNLGTHLSRVRSLDLDEWPPDLVRVMMSIGNGVANSVWEHSIKNRSKPSPTSPRDEKEKWIRGKYETKEFLPPPPYLDIALNQQLIDALVREDIRNIILVLGHSRADDINCPYSKDDGRTALHIAAALGNVVYVQLLLWYNANVKVVDHEGRNALWYAKSSGSNECVELLMNNGCPEHPTLPRRRGSSAQAGKNDVFEKLPASVI
- the LOC125682941 gene encoding centaurin-gamma-1A-like isoform X44 — its product is MHRSFHYYEYTSVRQIFKQTTTTSCTDSISESNPRVIDDTRARKCATDLKRCSYYETCATYGLNVERVFQDACQKIVQVRYPSLPSTIPSMPPVPSTPIHAHRAYYISQPMANKPFDTHSTSSQSTSSSGTLVTSNMSNTPNSSTQNVAQVQPNVKEMVKDSRQEKSDKKKEKQTQEVDQGDRVDLATSTPLSARKNKKSSIIQKSNSFSSLSLLQGATDSRHSNPSVTTPILHRKNSKFLKSSFKTPDSEMGSYSFIKDKMDKYLMELEIHENTSPVTPSASRVANKGRSSLVLEKSDSKDLPTPSSTPTQSRKNRRRSNLFNPKNKEEEKKGALAEAEKLGSGRVIPIKQGYLYKKSHGLNKEWKKKYVTLLDDGRLTYHPSLHDYMDDVHAKEIHLIHTTVKIPGLRPRTTKTVPNYPAQHPNQDAKGESKTSFSLSGKTSKDKENVRLTGFDVIRERHNSNSEAPFINSVTGPQEGVANGDGILAKLNGNSLGSKIETPNVKKRHRRAKSGGLKNVGDGDDSDGYEFMIVSLENKQWHFEAGDSQERDEWINAIEQQILNSLQGNEINKSNKRTTSSDPAGMQAIRTVRGNNSCADCGAPNPDWASINLGTIVCIECSGIHRNLGTHLSRVRSLDLDEWPPDLVRVMMSIGNGVANSVWEHSIKNRSKPSPTSPRDEKEKWIRGKYETKEFLPPPPYLDIALNQQLIDALVREDIRNIILVLGHSRADDINCPYSKDDGRTALHIAAALGNVVYVQLLLWYNANVKVVDHEGRNALWYAKSSGSNECVELLMNNGCPEHPTLPRRRGSSAQAGKNDVFEKLPASVI
- the LOC125682941 gene encoding centaurin-gamma-1A-like isoform X31; this translates as MMNTRTPMQPYLSNSLAIRQEIQRFESVHPSIYAIYDLIDAIPDHLIQQQIREHVVCIEDSFVNSQEWTLSRSVPDLKLGILGSVHSGKSALVHRYLTGSYMQEESPEGGRFKKEVIIDGQSYLLLIRDEGGSPELQFTQWVDAVIFVFSLENEMSFQTVYSYYAKMCHYRNSAEIPLILVGTQDSISESNPRVIDDTRARKCATDLKRCSYYETCATYGLNVERVFQDACQKIVQVRYPSLPSTIPSMPPVPSTPIHAHRAYYISQPMANKPFDTHSTSSQSTSSSGTLVTSNMSNTPNSSTQNVAQVQPNVKEMVKDSRQEKSDKKKEKQTQEVDQDKMDKYLMELEIHENTSPVTPSASRVANKGRSSLVLPKNKEEEKKGALAEAEKLGSGRVIPIKQGYLYKKSHGLNKEWKKKYVTLLDDGRLTYHPSLHDYMDDVHAKEIHLIHTTVKIPGLRPRTTKTVPNYPAQHPNQDAKGESKTSFSLSGKTSKDKENVRLTGFDVIRERHNSNSEAPFINSVTGPQEGVANGDGILAKLNGNSLGSKIETPNVKKRHRRAKSGGLKNVGDGDDSDGYEFMIVSLENKQWHFEAGDSQERDEWINAIEQQILNSLQGNEINKSNKRTTSSDPAGMQAIRTVRGNNSCADCGAPNPDWASINLGTIVCIECSGIHRNLGTHLSRVRSLDLDEWPPDLVRVMMSIGNGVANSVWEHSIKNRSKPSPTSPRDEKEKWIRGKYETKEFLPPPPYLDIALNQQLIDALVREDIRNIILVLGHSRADDINCPYSKDDGRTALHIAAALGNVVYVQLLLWYNANVKVVDHEGRNALWYAKSSGSNECVELLMNNGCPEHPTLPRRRGSSAQAGKNDVFEKLPASVI
- the LOC125682941 gene encoding centaurin-gamma-1A-like isoform X30; translated protein: MMNTRTPMQPYLSNSLAIRQEIQRFESVHPSIYAIYDLIDAIPDHLIQQQIREHVVCIEDSFVNSQEWTLSRSVPDLKLGILGSVHSGKSALVHRYLTGSYMQEESPEGGRFKKEVIIDGQSYLLLIRDEGGSPELQFTQWVDAVIFVFSLENEMSFQTVYSYYAKMCHYRNSAEIPLILVGTQDSISESNPRVIDDTRARKCATDLKRCSYYETCATYGLNVERVFQDACQKIVQVRYPSLPSTIPSMPPVPSTPIHAHRAYYISQPMANKPFDTHSTSSQSTSSSGTLVTSNMSNTPNSSTQNVAQVQPNVKEMVKDSRQEKSDKKKEKQTQEVDQGDRVDLATSTPLSARKNKKSSIIQKSNSFSSLSLLQPKNKEEEKKGALAEAEKLGSGRVIPIKQGYLYKKSHGLNKEWKKKYVTLLDDGRLTYHPSLHDYMDDVHAKEIHLIHTTVKIPGLRPRTTKTVPNYPAQHPNQDAKGESKTSFSLSGKTSKDKENVRLTGFDVIRERHNSNSEAPFINSVTGPQEGVANGDGILAKLNGNSLGSKIETPNVKKRHRRAKSGGLKNVGDGDDSDGYEFMIVSLENKQWHFEAGDSQERDEWINAIEQQILNSLQGNEINKSNKRTTSSDPAGMQAIRTVRGNNSCADCGAPNPDWASINLGTIVCIECSGIHRNLGTHLSRVRSLDLDEWPPDLVRVMMSIGNGVANSVWEHSIKNRSKPSPTSPRDEKEKWIRGKYETKEFLPPPPYLDIALNQQLIDALVREDIRNIILVLGHSRADDINCPYSKDDGRTALHIAAALGNVVYVQLLLWYNANVKVVDHEGRNALWYAKSSGSNECVELLMNNGCPEHPTLPRRRGSSAQAGKNDVFEKLPASVI
- the LOC125682941 gene encoding centaurin-gamma-1A-like isoform X41 — its product is MHRKFRDYHFSMILGKICGMYMRVIVESDSFVNSQEWTLSRSVPDLKLGILGSVHSGKSALVHRYLTGSYMQEESPEGGRFKKEVIIDGQSYLLLIRDEGGSPELQFTQWVDAVIFVFSLENEMSFQTVYSYYAKMCHYRNSAEIPLILVGTQDSISESNPRVIDDTRARKCATDLKRCSYYETCATYGLNVERVFQDACQKIVQVRYPSLPSTIPSMPPVPSTPIHAHRAYYISQPMANKPFDTHSTSSQSTSSSGTLVTSNMSNTPNSSTQNVAQVQPNVKEMVKDSRQEKSDKKKEKQTQEVDQDKMDKYLMELEIHENTSPVTPSASRVANKGRSSLVLEKSDSKDLPTPSSTPTQSRKNRRRSNLFNPKNKEEEKKGALAEAEKLGSGRVIPIKQGYLYKKSHGLNKEWKKKYVTLLDDGRLTYHPSLHDYMDDVHAKEIHLIHTTVKIPGLRPRTTKTVPNYPAQHPNQDAKGESKTSFSLSGKTSKDKENVRLTGFDVIRERHNSNSEAPFINSVTGPQEGVANGDGILAKLNGNSLGSKIETPNVKKRHRRAKSGGLKNVGDGDDSDGYEFMIVSLENKQWHFEAGDSQERDEWINAIEQQILNSLQGNEINKSNKRTTSSDPAGMQAIRTVRGNNSCADCGAPNPDWASINLGTIVCIECSGIHRNLGTHLSRVRSLDLDEWPPDLVRVMMSIGNGVANSVWEHSIKNRSKPSPTSPRDEKEKWIRGKYETKEFLPPPPYLDIALNQQLIDALVREDIRNIILVLGHSRADDINCPYSKDDGRTALHIAAALGNVVYVQLLLWYNANVKVVDHEGRNALWYAKSSGSNECVELLMNNGCPEHPTLPRRRGSSAQAGKNDVFEKLPASVI
- the LOC125682941 gene encoding centaurin-gamma-1A-like isoform X33, giving the protein MMNTRTPMQPYLSNSLAIRQEIQRFESVHPSIYAIYDLIDAIPDHLIQQQIREHVVCIEDSFVNSQEWTLSRSVPDLKLGILGSVHSGKSALVHRYLTGSYMQEESPEGGRFKKEVIIDGQSYLLLIRDEGGSPELQFTQWVDAVIFVFSLENEMSFQTVYSYYAKMCHYRNSAEIPLILVGTQDSISESNPRVIDDTRARKCATDLKRCSYYETCATYGLNVERVFQDACQKIVQVRYPSLPSTIPSMPPVPSTPIHAHRAYYISQPMANKPFDTHSTSSQSTSSSGTLVTSNMSNTPNSSTQNVAQVQPNVKEMVKDSRQEKSDKKKEKQTQEVDQGATDSRHSNPSVTTPILHRKNSKFLKSSFKTPKNKEEEKKGALAEAEKLGSGRVIPIKQGYLYKKSHGLNKEWKKKYVTLLDDGRLTYHPSLHDYMDDVHAKEIHLIHTTVKIPGLRPRTTKTVPNYPAQHPNQDAKGESKTSFSLSGKTSKDKENVRLTGFDVIRERHNSNSEAPFINSVTGPQEGVANGDGILAKLNGNSLGSKIETPNVKKRHRRAKSGGLKNVGDGDDSDGYEFMIVSLENKQWHFEAGDSQERDEWINAIEQQILNSLQGNEINKSNKRTTSSDPAGMQAIRTVRGNNSCADCGAPNPDWASINLGTIVCIECSGIHRNLGTHLSRVRSLDLDEWPPDLVRVMMSIGNGVANSVWEHSIKNRSKPSPTSPRDEKEKWIRGKYETKEFLPPPPYLDIALNQQLIDALVREDIRNIILVLGHSRADDINCPYSKDDGRTALHIAAALGNVVYVQLLLWYNANVKVVDHEGRNALWYAKSSGSNECVELLMNNGCPEHPTLPRRRGSSAQAGKNDVFEKLPASVI
- the LOC125682941 gene encoding centaurin-gamma-1A-like isoform X34, which gives rise to MMNTRTPMQPYLSNSLAIRQEIQRFESVHPSIYAIYDLIDAIPDHLIQQQIREHVVCIEDSFVNSQEWTLSRSVPDLKLGILGSVHSGKSALVHRYLTGSYMQEESPEGGRFKKEVIIDGQSYLLLIRDEGGSPELQFTQWVDAVIFVFSLENEMSFQTVYSYYAKMCHYRNSAEIPLILVGTQDSISESNPRVIDDTRARKCATDLKRCSYYETCATYGLNVERVFQDACQKIVQVRYPSLPSTIPSMPPVPSTPIHAHRAYYISQPMANKPFDTHSTSSQSTSSSGTLVTSNMSNTPNSSTQNVAQVQPNVKEMVKDSRQEKSDKKKEKQTQEVDQGDRVDLATSTPLSARKNKKSSIIQKSNSFSPKNKEEEKKGALAEAEKLGSGRVIPIKQGYLYKKSHGLNKEWKKKYVTLLDDGRLTYHPSLHDYMDDVHAKEIHLIHTTVKIPGLRPRTTKTVPNYPAQHPNQDAKGESKTSFSLSGKTSKDKENVRLTGFDVIRERHNSNSEAPFINSVTGPQEGVANGDGILAKLNGNSLGSKIETPNVKKRHRRAKSGGLKNVGDGDDSDGYEFMIVSLENKQWHFEAGDSQERDEWINAIEQQILNSLQGNEINKSNKRTTSSDPAGMQAIRTVRGNNSCADCGAPNPDWASINLGTIVCIECSGIHRNLGTHLSRVRSLDLDEWPPDLVRVMMSIGNGVANSVWEHSIKNRSKPSPTSPRDEKEKWIRGKYETKEFLPPPPYLDIALNQQLIDALVREDIRNIILVLGHSRADDINCPYSKDDGRTALHIAAALGNVVYVQLLLWYNANVKVVDHEGRNALWYAKSSGSNECVELLMNNGCPEHPTLPRRRGSSAQAGKNDVFEKLPASVI
- the LOC125682941 gene encoding centaurin-gamma-1A-like isoform X35, whose translation is MMNTRTPMQPYLSNSLAIRQEIQRFESVHPSIYAIYDLIDAIPDHLIQQQIREHVVCIEDSFVNSQEWTLSRSVPDLKLGILGSVHSGKSALVHRYLTGSYMQEESPEGGRFKKEVIIDGQSYLLLIRDEGGSPELQFTQWVDAVIFVFSLENEMSFQTVYSYYAKMCHYRNSAEIPLILVGTQDSISESNPRVIDDTRARKCATDLKRCSYYETCATYGLNVERVFQDACQKIVQVRYPSLPSTIPSMPPVPSTPIHAHRAYYISQPMANKPFDTHSTSSQSTSSSGTLVTSNMSNTPNSSTQNVAQVQPNVKEMVKDSRQEKSDKKKEKQTQEVDQEKSDSKDLPTPSSTPTQSRKNRRRSNLFNPKNKEEEKKGALAEAEKLGSGRVIPIKQGYLYKKSHGLNKEWKKKYVTLLDDGRLTYHPSLHDYMDDVHAKEIHLIHTTVKIPGLRPRTTKTVPNYPAQHPNQDAKGESKTSFSLSGKTSKDKENVRLTGFDVIRERHNSNSEAPFINSVTGPQEGVANGDGILAKLNGNSLGSKIETPNVKKRHRRAKSGGLKNVGDGDDSDGYEFMIVSLENKQWHFEAGDSQERDEWINAIEQQILNSLQGNEINKSNKRTTSSDPAGMQAIRTVRGNNSCADCGAPNPDWASINLGTIVCIECSGIHRNLGTHLSRVRSLDLDEWPPDLVRVMMSIGNGVANSVWEHSIKNRSKPSPTSPRDEKEKWIRGKYETKEFLPPPPYLDIALNQQLIDALVREDIRNIILVLGHSRADDINCPYSKDDGRTALHIAAALGNVVYVQLLLWYNANVKVVDHEGRNALWYAKSSGSNECVELLMNNGCPEHPTLPRRRGSSAQAGKNDVFEKLPASVI
- the LOC125682941 gene encoding centaurin-gamma-1A-like isoform X43 — protein: MMNTRTPMQPYLSNSLAIRQEIQRFESVHPSIYAIYDLIDAIPDHLIQQQIREHVVCIEDSFVNSQEWTLSRSVPDLKLGILGSVHSGKSALVHRYLTGSYMQEESPEGGRFKKEVIIDGQSYLLLIRDEGGSPELQFTQWVDAVIFVFSLENEMSFQTVYSYYAKMCHYRNSAEIPLILVGTQDSISESNPRVIDDTRARKCATDLKRCSYYETCATYGLNVERVFQDACQKIVQVRYPSLPSTIPSMPPVPSTPIHAHRAYYISQPMANKPFDTHSTSSQSTSSSGTLVTSNMSNTPNSSTQNVAQVQPNVKEMVKDSRQEKSDKKKEKQTQEVDQPKNKEEEKKGALAEAEKLGSGRVIPIKQGYLYKKSHGLNKEWKKKYVTLLDDGRLTYHPSLHDYMDDVHAKEIHLIHTTVKIPGLRPRTTKTVPNYPAQHPNQDAKGKTSKDKENVRLTGFDVIRERHNSNSEAPFINSVTGPQEGVANGDGILAKLNGNSLGSKIETPNVKKRHRRAKSGGLKNVGDGDDSDGYEFMIVSLENKQWHFEAGDSQERDEWINAIEQQILNSLQGNEINKSNKRTTSSDPAGMQAIRTVRGNNSCADCGAPNPDWASINLGTIVCIECSGIHRNLGTHLSRVRSLDLDEWPPDLVRVMMSIGNGVANSVWEHSIKNRSKPSPTSPRDEKEKWIRGKYETKEFLPPPPYLDIALNQQLIDALVREDIRNIILVLGHSRADDINCPYSKDDGRTALHIAAALGNVVYVQLLLWYNANVKVVDHEGRNALWYAKSSGSNECVELLMNNGCPEHPTLPRRRGSSAQAGKNDVFEKLPASVI